One stretch of Daphnia pulicaria isolate SC F1-1A chromosome 6, SC_F0-13Bv2, whole genome shotgun sequence DNA includes these proteins:
- the LOC124344202 gene encoding PIH1 domain-containing protein 1-like, producing the protein MNLNSTTPMRLEIDESIIHSQLKFNNEDEEFQQLLTAAISERDNKPVDDLPYKTVKPKPGFCVKTKNVITSQKIFVNICHTTVIPSPVDVTESELTRILDSDEPSTFRIPMSLGEGHEEVDKSGQPCVAYDIAINSSFFAKVESSLLFQTFLVTIAMEGLEDKYKMELDKNGWNILKNRRCFGSIQSHRIEQRSEKPYVQEVPKTSQLKGNKSPKLIEEVDHVAVRTSTTEQLKNATPRYSLVATRDGTKIVLARIPIWQSEIGNISLSVISDDCLCVKGDEGQNIVNVNLPHSVDAQKSKAIFNKSTKILTILLPLM; encoded by the exons ATGAATCTAAATTCAACGACTCCCATGCGGCTAGAAATAGATGAATCCATCATCCATTCCCAGTTGAAATTTAAT AATGAGGATGAAGAGTTTCAGCAGTTGCTTACTGCAGCGATTTCAGAAAGGGATAATAAACCAGTTGATGACCTTCCTTATAAAACTGTCAAACCGAAGCCAG GCTTTTGTGTAAAAACCAAGAATGTGATAACATCTCAGAAGATTTTTGTGAATATTTGCCACACTACTGTCATCCCTTCTCCAGTTGATGTAACAGAATCAGAACTTACTCGCATCTTGGATTCAGACGAGCCTTCTACCTTTCGAATCCCTATGAGCTTGGGGGAAGGCCATGAAGAAGTTGATAAAT CTGGCCAACCATGTGTAGCCTATGACATAGCCATCAATTCCTCTTTCTTCGCAAAAGTGGAGAGTAGTTTGCTTTTTCAAACATTCCTCGTAACTATTGCTATGGAAGGTCTAGAGGATAAGTACAAAATGGAACTGGATAAAAACG GGtggaatattttgaaaaatcgcCGTTGTTTTGGATCCATACAATCGCATCGCATTGAGCAACGGAGCGAAAAGCCATACGTGCAGGAAGTACCTAAAACGTCCCAGTTGAAGGGGAATAAAAGTCCCAAATTGATTGAAGAGGTTGATCACGTCGCCGTCAGGACTAGTACTACGGAACAACTAAAAAATGCGACCCCGCGCTACTCTTTAGTCGCCACACGGGATGGAACAAAGATAGTATTGGCCAGGATTCCAATTTGGCAGAGCGAAATTGGAAACATTTCTTTGTCTGTCATTTCAGACGACTGTCTTTGCGTCAAAGGAGATGAAGGACAAAACATAGTTAATGTCAATCTCCCTCACTCTGTTGATGCTCAGAAAAGTAAAGCCATCTTCAATAAGAGTACCAAAATTTTGACAATTCTTCTTCCGTTGATGTGA